From a region of the Candidatus Gracilibacteria bacterium genome:
- a CDS encoding prepilin-type N-terminal cleavage/methylation domain-containing protein: protein MNQKFGFTLVELIVVITIIGILSTVGFVSYSNYLTGARDSNRISQVVKISDSLQVYSTNKNLPIPDDSVNVLLSGSVIGYQGYLGSDALETIDYTNGGKDPKDDLFFTYYVDTSRRGFQLLSYFEENSNLSSSVQNITNAVDYSDRFLKLYGKKLGIVTQGESNIPIQEISSLGGQLDLATSTINYTLNFGNNDVFTASGYTLYALTNARLGTDTPACDVGFIGVPGNKEFNTSGFCVAQFEMSYADADTPNSVKSNSGSNSVAYIPGKKLVSKSGKYPIADISQESAIRACKTLGTGYHLINDNEWMTIARNIESVGTNWSSGKVGQGFIYNGVSDDLTTGCGITGGVTEPRVRGTRTGKIANELCNSRKSHSLSNGKTVWDMAGNLWEEVNKDSSVEGTNFNLGQTVMAGTSPSTSFDTDGIYDTADMKKYGSAFLYGTANGMGTVYRGDGIAGNRFMRGATASDRTFTGIYSIDFDRYTALDSYNDSQGFVGFRCAQYK from the coding sequence ATGAATCAAAAATTTTGATTTACATTGGTAGAACTTATAGTTGTAATAACTATTATATGAATCCTTTCTACGGTATGATTTGTATCGTATTCAAACTATCTCACTTGAGCGAGAGACTCAAATAGGATTTCACAGGTCGTAAAAATTTCTGATTCACTACAAGTTTATTCAACAAATAAAAATCTCCCGATTCCTGATGATAGTGTGAATGTATTACTATCTTGAAGTGTTATTTGATATCAGTGATACCTTTGATCTGATGCCCTTGAAACTATAGATTATACAAATGGAGGAAAAGACCCAAAGGATGATTTATTTTTTACTTACTACGTTGATACATCTCGAAGAGGATTTCAATTATTAAGTTATTTTGAAGAAAATAGCAATCTCTCATCAAGTGTACAAAATATTACAAATGCTGTAGATTATTCCGATAGATTCTTGAAGTTATACTGAAAAAAACTTTGAATCGTAACTCAATGAGAATCAAATATTCCAATTCAGGAAATTAGTTCATTAGGATGACAATTAGATTTAGCTACGAGTACTATCAATTATACTCTCAATTTTTGAAATAACGACGTTTTCACTGCCAGCTGATATACGCTGTATGCTCTCACAAATGCTCGACTTTGAACTGACACTCCTGCTTGTGATGTTTGATTTATTGGTGTGCCAGGAAATAAGGAATTTAACACATCGTGATTTTGTGTCGCTCAGTTTGAAATGAGTTATGCTGATGCTGATACTCCCAACTCTGTAAAATCAAATTCAGGTTCTAACTCCGTAGCATATATACCTTGAAAAAAACTCGTATCAAAGTCTTGAAAATATCCGATAGCTGATATTAGTCAAGAGAGCGCTATACGAGCATGTAAAACACTTTGAACATGATATCATCTCATAAATGATAATGAATGGATGACTATTGCTAGAAATATAGAATCTGTGTGAACCAATTGGTCCAGCTGAAAAGTAGGTCAATGATTTATTTACAATGGAGTCTCAGATGATCTGACGACTTGATGTGGTATAACAGGGTGAGTCACTGAACCACGAGTCAGAGGGACAAGGACAGGTAAGATTGCAAATGAACTCTGTAATTCTCGTAAATCACATAGCTTATCTAATGGAAAAACTGTATGGGATATGGCTTGAAACCTATGGGAAGAAGTAAACAAGGATTCAAGTGTTGAAGGAACTAATTTTAATTTGTGACAAACTGTAATGGCTGGTACATCACCTTCAACAAGTTTTGATACAGATGGAATATATGATACTGCAGATATGAAAAAGTATGGATCAGCGTTTCTCTATGGAACTGCAAATGGTATGTGAACCGTATACAGGTGAGACTGAATAGCATGAAACAGATTTATGAGATGAGCAACGGCTTCCGATAGGACTTTTACTTGAATATATTCAATAGACTTTGATAGATATACAGCCCTTGATTCCTATAATGATTCTCAAGGATTTGTATGATTTAGATGTGCCCAATATAAATAA
- a CDS encoding cyclic nucleotide-binding domain-containing protein codes for MDLFKNTKKLKIFDGITDEVVQEIINNSERTSFAAGEIIMEQGDIPDGNGYIIESGEVEVFIHGEMSAHLSAGDIFGEIALLNEEERSATIISKSPVNTIVLNQDTLFSMIEHDDNSINKEIMRRMEANLGAE; via the coding sequence ATGGACTTATTTAAAAATACAAAAAAATTGAAAATATTTGATGGCATCACTGACGAAGTAGTTCAAGAAATAATTAATAATTCAGAACGTACATCATTTGCTGCCTGAGAAATAATTATGGAACAATGAGATATACCAGATGGAAATGGGTATATTATAGAATCAGGAGAAGTAGAAGTATTTATTCATTGAGAAATGAGTGCTCACCTCTCTGCGGGAGATATATTTTGAGAAATAGCACTGCTCAATGAAGAAGAGAGAAGTGCTACTATCATCTCAAAAAGTCCAGTAAATACAATAGTACTCAATCAAGATACGCTTTTTTCTATGATAGAACACGATGATAACTCTATTAATAAAGAAATAATGCGTAGAATGGAAGCTAACTTATGAGCTGAGTAG
- a CDS encoding F0F1 ATP synthase subunit A produces the protein MSQVLLHQVLLFLLSPSMIGVYTTFILLIIICFVLSYSPQSKISITLELIFEKGYIFFEEIVGKESKKILPYIVSLFFLLLIINLLGVVSDFIAPILGFSPEGEFVLSQYFQTPSADLSFNLAVALVSMILLLGVQFSHFGFKKAIYSYVPIFGKGYLSYTAGKKNAKMYLIFYPLVKFFDIVLSLFLSFLDIVGLFAKVVSLSFRLFGNIASGGVLLILLFGALNDFTQKISTFMGGINFPVIFPLILYAQSTLVACIQAMVFALLVAIFIRVSQLEASQ, from the coding sequence TTGAGCCAAGTATTATTACATCAGGTTTTACTGTTTCTTCTCTCACCGAGTATGATATGAGTGTATACAACTTTTATTTTACTGATAATTATTTGTTTCGTATTATCATATTCTCCACAATCTAAAATAAGTATTACTCTAGAACTTATTTTTGAAAAAGGCTATATTTTTTTTGAGGAAATCGTAGGAAAAGAGTCTAAAAAAATACTTCCTTATATTGTAAGCTTGTTTTTTTTGCTGCTTATTATCAATCTTTTAGGAGTAGTGTCAGATTTTATAGCTCCTATTTTAGGATTTTCCCCTGAGTGAGAATTTGTTCTCAGTCAATATTTTCAGACTCCAAGTGCTGACTTGAGTTTTAATCTCGCAGTTGCACTGGTGAGTATGATTCTTTTATTATGAGTTCAGTTTTCACATTTTGGTTTCAAAAAAGCTATATATAGTTATGTGCCTATATTTGGGAAATGATACCTATCTTATACAGCTGGCAAAAAAAATGCAAAAATGTATCTTATATTCTATCCACTTGTAAAATTCTTTGATATTGTATTATCACTTTTTCTTTCTTTTTTAGATATCGTTGGTCTCTTTGCAAAAGTAGTATCACTTTCATTTCGTCTCTTTGGAAATATAGCTTCTGGATGAGTATTACTGATACTCCTATTTTGAGCGCTCAATGATTTCACTCAAAAAATAAGTACATTTATGGGAGGAATAAATTTTCCTGTCATTTTTCCCCTGATTCTCTACGCACAAAGTACATTGGTAGCTTGTATACAAGCAATGGTGTTTGCACTATTGGTAGCTATATTTATACGAGTAAGTCAGTTAGAGGCAAGTCAGTAA
- the atpE gene encoding ATP synthase F0 subunit C: MDISAMSMGAALAVGLSGLGVALGEAALARTSLEMMGKSPRLSGTMMIFTVLGIALVETAVIYGLVVAFSIIGSTAGDANLIGAGLVIGLTGFGAGLGEGMLLAKALEAVNRNPENKNQILQYMVLFAALVETSAIYGLTVALKLIG, from the coding sequence ATGGATATTTCAGCTATGTCAATGTGAGCAGCACTTGCTGTTTGACTATCTGGTCTCGGAGTTGCACTGGGGGAAGCAGCACTCGCACGAACTTCACTTGAAATGATGGGGAAGTCACCGAGACTCTCTGGAACGATGATGATTTTTACAGTACTTGGTATCGCGCTCGTAGAAACTGCAGTTATCTATGGTCTCGTTGTAGCATTTTCAATTATTGGATCAACAGCCTGAGATGCAAATCTTATTGGTGCTGGACTCGTAATTGGTCTTACTGGTTTTGGAGCTGGTCTTTGAGAGGGGATGCTTCTAGCAAAAGCTCTTGAAGCAGTAAATAGAAATCCTGAAAATAAAAATCAGATACTTCAATATATGGTATTATTTGCAGCATTGGTAGAAACTTCTGCTATTTACGGACTCACAGTTGCACTTAAACTTATAGGATAA
- a CDS encoding F0F1 ATP synthase subunit A, translating to MTTENQTNNSYDITDAELHDATGTEHAEGPHIPLIQGEQVYGPISNTSITTFIFLLIVIVVSLLANKALKTNKDSKLKTFFLHFVKFFDDQMRESFSTKKESRKYYALIVGMFSIILFGNLFGLIIDWFGMSVTPTLLTYMRPMHSDLNTTLVLSLITVVLMLVIQVRSQGAVGMTKSYLWNFKGDNIGMKLINVFVGWLHFLGLPATLASLSLRLFGNIFAGIVLIGVISYLMASATSVFFEAGRLLAIPFWFFEVFVALIQAIVFAFLMIAYFKQSAEHH from the coding sequence ATGACAACAGAGAATCAAACAAATAACTCATATGACATTACTGATGCAGAACTTCATGATGCAACAGGAACTGAGCATGCAGAAGGACCACATATACCCCTTATTCAAGGAGAGCAGGTATATGGACCAATCTCAAATACGAGTATAACAACGTTTATATTCCTTCTTATTGTTATTGTTGTTTCTCTCCTAGCTAATAAAGCACTTAAAACAAATAAGGATTCAAAACTTAAAACATTTTTTCTTCACTTTGTAAAATTCTTTGATGATCAGATGAGAGAATCATTTTCTACAAAAAAAGAATCTCGTAAATATTATGCACTTATAGTTGGGATGTTCTCAATTATTCTCTTCGGGAATCTCTTTGGACTTATTATAGATTGGTTTGGTATGTCAGTGACACCAACACTTCTCACGTATATGAGACCTATGCACAGTGATCTCAATACTACTCTTGTTCTCTCGCTTATTACAGTGGTACTCATGCTCGTGATTCAGGTTCGTTCTCAAGGGGCTGTTGGAATGACGAAGTCATATCTTTGGAATTTTAAATGAGATAATATTGGAATGAAGCTCATTAATGTATTTGTAGGTTGGTTGCATTTCCTTGGACTTCCTGCAACTCTTGCATCACTCTCACTGAGACTCTTTGGGAATATATTTGCAGGTATTGTGCTTATTTGAGTTATAAGTTATCTTATGGCTTCAGCAACAAGTGTGTTTTTTGAAGCTGGGAGATTGCTTGCTATACCATTTTGGTTCTTTGAGGTATTCGTTGCGCTTATACAAGCAATTGTATTTGCATTTCTGATGATAGCATACTTTAAGCAATCAGCGGAACACCACTAA
- the atpE gene encoding ATP synthase F0 subunit C — protein sequence METEGMKMLAMALAIGLGSFGPAIGIGLIGKGALEALGRNPEASGKIQSLAILAIAFAEAVAIYALVIAFIIGFVL from the coding sequence ATGGAAACAGAAGGAATGAAAATGTTAGCTATGGCTTTAGCTATTGGTCTTGGATCATTTGGTCCTGCAATCGGTATTGGTCTAATCGGGAAAGGAGCACTTGAAGCTCTTGGAAGAAACCCTGAAGCTTCAGGAAAAATCCAATCACTTGCAATTCTCGCTATTGCCTTTGCAGAAGCAGTTGCAATCTACGCTCTTGTAATTGCATTTATTATCGGTTTCGTACTATAA
- a CDS encoding ATP synthase F0 subunit B, translating to MATPAENTGLTNLQFVTVETFVIQFIIILIVLWVLNKFVFRPYLAYLDEWEAKQKKVQEDYNNAESILEEKRKQGDELLEKARFKGNSVIEEAESLAKSKKDAILLEAQTQAQESITLAHSQIEKERQSMLSQIKKNVVDMTLRLNEKLFKDSKVSKDFIEKNIDSL from the coding sequence ATGGCTACTCCAGCAGAAAATACATGACTTACTAATTTACAGTTTGTAACGGTAGAGACTTTTGTGATTCAATTTATCATCATCCTTATTGTTTTATGGGTGTTAAATAAATTTGTATTCCGTCCGTATCTTGCATATCTTGATGAATGGGAAGCAAAACAAAAAAAAGTTCAAGAAGACTACAACAATGCTGAGTCTATTCTTGAAGAAAAGAGAAAACAAGGAGATGAACTTCTCGAAAAAGCACGTTTTAAATGAAATAGTGTTATTGAGGAAGCTGAGTCACTTGCAAAGAGTAAAAAGGATGCAATTTTACTTGAGGCTCAAACACAAGCTCAAGAATCAATTACGCTTGCTCATTCTCAAATCGAAAAAGAGAGACAATCTATGTTGTCTCAAATTAAGAAAAATGTGGTAGATATGACCTTGAGACTCAATGAGAAACTTTTTAAAGACTCAAAAGTGTCAAAAGACTTTATCGAAAAAAATATAGATTCTCTCTAA
- a CDS encoding F0F1 ATP synthase subunit alpha, with translation MSNDVLQSIISEIETKIDSTNLNPEIENVGEVFYLGDGVAKVSGLAKASYNEVLEFESGAIGVALNLEDHYVGVVVLSGFQKIKEGETVKTSGKTLEVPVGPEMIGRVVDALGRPIDGLGEVKAKEMYPVERQAEGVMARKSVHEPMETGIKAIDALVPIGRGQRELIIGDRQVGKTQVAIDTILNQKGQGITCVYVAIGQKEGKVSRIVENLRKAGAMDYTIVVSAGASEPAAMQYLAPYTGCAMAEYFMFNGKHSLIIYDDLSKQAVAYREMSLLLRRPPGREAYPGDVFFLHSRLLERSAKLNDELGGGSMTALPIIETQAGDVSAYIPTNVISITDGQIFLDTNLFNSGQKPAISVGLSVSRVGGSAQMKAMKKNSGTLKLDLAQYRELAAFSQFASDLDEATRKQLDRGARMMELLKQGLNAPVPVPKQVAALYAGGKGFLDTIPVEKVLKFEADLHASLDEEKTVLKAITDEKNISEDTEAKLIKIIEKVVELNK, from the coding sequence ATGTCAAACGATGTATTGCAGTCAATTATTTCAGAAATTGAGACAAAAATAGACTCTACAAATCTGAATCCAGAAATCGAAAATGTCGGTGAAGTATTTTATCTTTGAGATGGTGTTGCTAAGGTTTCAGGCCTCGCAAAAGCATCATACAATGAAGTTCTAGAATTCGAAAGTGGAGCAATCTGAGTAGCTCTCAATCTTGAGGATCATTACGTTTGAGTTGTTGTTCTTTCTGGTTTTCAAAAAATAAAAGAAGGTGAAACAGTTAAAACAAGTGGAAAAACTCTTGAAGTACCTGTTGGTCCAGAAATGATTGGTCGAGTAGTTGATGCACTTGGTCGTCCTATTGATGGTCTCGGAGAAGTAAAAGCGAAAGAAATGTACCCAGTTGAGAGACAAGCAGAATGAGTAATGGCTCGAAAATCAGTTCACGAACCTATGGAAACAGGTATCAAGGCTATTGACGCGCTTGTGCCTATTGGTCGAGGTCAAAGAGAGCTTATTATCGGTGACAGACAAGTTGGGAAAACTCAAGTTGCAATTGATACTATCCTCAATCAAAAAGGACAAGGAATTACATGTGTGTATGTTGCTATCGGTCAAAAAGAAGGGAAGGTTTCACGAATCGTTGAAAATCTTCGAAAAGCTGGAGCGATGGATTATACAATCGTAGTTTCTGCATGAGCTTCTGAACCAGCTGCTATGCAATATCTTGCTCCGTATACTGGGTGCGCGATGGCTGAGTATTTCATGTTCAATGGAAAGCATTCTCTTATTATCTATGATGACCTTTCAAAACAAGCAGTAGCTTATAGAGAAATGTCTCTTCTTCTTAGACGTCCACCAGGTCGAGAAGCTTATCCTGGTGATGTATTCTTTCTTCACTCTAGACTTCTAGAACGATCAGCAAAACTTAACGATGAACTAGGAGGTGGTTCTATGACTGCTCTCCCAATTATTGAAACACAAGCAGGTGATGTATCAGCGTATATTCCTACCAATGTAATCTCTATTACTGATGGGCAGATATTTCTTGATACCAATCTCTTCAACTCATGACAAAAACCGGCTATCTCAGTTGGTCTCTCTGTTTCTCGAGTTTGAGGATCAGCTCAAATGAAAGCTATGAAGAAAAACTCAGGGACTCTCAAACTTGACCTTGCTCAATACCGAGAACTTGCAGCATTTTCTCAATTTGCTTCAGATCTTGATGAAGCAACTCGAAAACAACTTGATAGAGGGGCAAGAATGATGGAGTTACTCAAACAAGGACTCAATGCTCCTGTTCCAGTTCCTAAACAAGTTGCAGCTCTCTATGCTGGTTGAAAAGGATTCCTTGATACTATTCCAGTAGAAAAAGTACTGAAGTTTGAAGCTGATTTACATGCTTCACTTGATGAGGAAAAAACTGTACTTAAGGCAATTACGGACGAAAAAAATATATCAGAAGACACGGAAGCAAAACTTATTAAAATCATTGAAAAAGTAGTAGAACTTAATAAATAA
- the atpG gene encoding ATP synthase F1 subunit gamma — MSNAKEIKRKIGSIQNTAKITKAMELISTVKMKKAQELALSKKDFVLEMLKIFGRIEEFLHDFPYFSKFESKKTLAIVITSNKGLCGGYNVNVLKKVNEYVKENPDQNLEYITLGKKASAFVARTGNTLLADFSPEFTDNIDPLFIKSVTRLIYEKYLSGEYGKVVIFYNYYVNSIKQVPIAREFLPIDDAAVKKYLEDVVNDPEALREIEHDVTDYIIEPSMEAIAMDVIPMILDMMFYDIVLESKASEHSARMVAMKAAKDNSKKIADMLTLAYNKARQGLITREVSEIVAGVEALKDT; from the coding sequence ATGTCAAACGCTAAAGAGATAAAACGTAAAATCGGAAGTATTCAAAATACTGCTAAAATCACGAAAGCGATGGAGCTTATTTCAACAGTAAAGATGAAAAAAGCTCAAGAACTCGCTCTTTCTAAGAAAGATTTCGTGCTTGAGATGTTGAAAATTTTTGGAAGAATTGAAGAATTTCTCCATGATTTTCCATATTTTTCAAAATTTGAAAGTAAAAAAACTCTCGCAATAGTTATTACTTCAAACAAAGGACTTTGTGGTGGGTACAATGTAAATGTACTGAAGAAAGTAAATGAGTACGTCAAAGAAAATCCTGATCAAAATCTTGAGTATATAACGCTTGGGAAAAAAGCCTCAGCTTTTGTTGCACGAACTGGGAACACACTTCTTGCAGACTTTTCTCCAGAATTTACAGATAATATTGATCCACTTTTTATTAAATCAGTGACTCGACTCATTTATGAAAAATACTTGAGTGGGGAATACGGAAAAGTAGTTATATTTTATAACTATTATGTAAACTCTATAAAGCAAGTACCAATAGCACGAGAGTTTCTTCCTATTGATGATGCAGCCGTAAAAAAATATCTAGAAGATGTAGTAAATGATCCAGAAGCACTGAGAGAAATAGAACATGACGTTACAGACTATATCATAGAACCATCAATGGAAGCTATTGCGATGGACGTGATTCCAATGATACTTGATATGATGTTTTATGATATTGTTCTCGAATCAAAGGCATCAGAACATTCAGCTCGAATGGTTGCCATGAAGGCTGCAAAAGATAACTCTAAAAAAATCGCTGACATGCTTACACTTGCTTACAACAAAGCAAGACAAGGACTTATTACTCGGGAAGTATCAGAAATTGTAGCTTGAGTGGAGGCACTTAAAGATACCTAG